The Coffea eugenioides isolate CCC68of unplaced genomic scaffold, Ceug_1.0 ScVebR1_938;HRSCAF=1701, whole genome shotgun sequence genome segment gttttccttaacagaatGCGGGGATAAGAGAAACATGAATAGTAATAGTTTGTACTAGAAAATCTCGAACTTGTATTTAGTCGGCACTGTATTATGGTACTAGTCATTTAAGTTCCTTTCTTTTGGCTTGTACTTTAGTTtgaatatttggatgatttgaaacatataaatgttatattgaaAGACTTTAGTGTGTTATTGATTGGGGTGTGTGAGTGAGTCTTGACGAGAATTGGCCagacggtccgccaaacccttgggtacatcctagggagaggtggggtcgtcacattatACTTGACTAACTTGCTATTGTAATTGTACATTTGGTTGCTCACATTACCACACCAAAAAGTAGTTGGCTGAATAGGCTCTAAACAAATCATTTGCCGATCATGTATTTTATTGCCAATGAGCCTTACCGGGAAGTAGAGGTATTGTATGACACTATATAAGTAAATTATTGTAATAGCTAATCAATGAAATCAGGTCAGCCCGAGTCCAACCCATTCAGCCCCAAAAAGCCCGTTATTCAAGTTTTTAATTGGGCCATGTAAAGTTTGGATCTAAAATTTGGGCCCATATTAAATATGGGCCAAATTTGGGCCTTTCTAGCCTCTCCCCCGATTAACGCCCGACcaatatatgtatacatattataacataaaatattaatatgtataaatatatagtaatttataattattaaatatatattatgtataattacGTATTTAATTATGAGTTTAGGCTAAACCTGATTTCATCTTGAATCTCATATAAAAATGTGAGTTGAGTTTGAGATTTTTTATTTGAGCCTGAAGCCCAAGAGCCTGAAACCTGAAAGCCTTATTAATTTATGAGCCGAGTTTGGGTTTGCCAAAACCCGGCTCACAAAACCCAATTGATAGCCCTAGTTATAGCAGCAAATCTTTTGATGAAATTCTCAAAATACCCTATTAtttcttatttcattttttccctGCATTCTTACATCTCCAAGCCAAACATAGGATTTCATGTCACTGACAAAGTGTTTCCGTCAATGATGCAATTTGTTTAGCCACTATTCTTGTATAAtcgataaaagaaaaaaatttcctttCCCTGTCTATATGCAGATAATCAAACTTCTTTAAAGATAATATTTTAATGTTTCAGCACAAAACTTTTacccttgttttttttttttttgttgtaataAGAGATAAAACTTTGAAAAAGACACTTATTTAGAAACAAGAataataagaaaataatttaaGCATATATTGCAGACAAAAGAAGACAATTTTGAAATGAAACCCAAACTTTGATTTCCACATATCTTAagcaaaatttttattatctCACTGCAAATTCTATAGCTAAATCTAATCAAAGATAATTCAATGGAAGAAGTGGGTTGGAAGAGGAAGGTACTAAGCCGAGATGAACCACAGGTAAAAAGAAAGACGAATGGGTTTCcttctccctttcttttttgggtTTCCTTTTAttcttcctcctcttcttcttcttcttcttttttttttttttcccgtaAGAATTTCCTTATAAATAGTTGACTATGCAAAGGGTTAAATTAAAATCTAGTCAAACTTCAGGGCTCTTGCGCATCTTAGACAAACCTCAAGGAAGGTAAATGCACTTTTTTGGAGAGGGTGTCGTGTCATTTAAGCTCCTGTTGATTGAGTTTGGAAGTGTCGCATATAGAATTAGCTGTAAGTTAGTCCAACTAAACAGTTCGTTTTGTAGTTTGGTCTGAATCTTAACGAAAGCAAATGTAGTTTAACCCAATATTCATCCATCTAATGAATGCACCAGTACAAACTAAGAGCCACCACCAAGTTACTTCACCATAAATTCTTCTCAGTTGTTTGCTCCGTTGAACTGCTACTATTTTGGCATAACTCTTCATCTTCCTCGTTTTGAAACATTCCACTCCATCTTTGATTTTTCTCCCTCAATATATCTCTTCATCAACCTCCTGTTCAATGTAGCATCTCCTAGCCTCTCAACAATTGAACCCTCTGAATTTCCCTAGTGGTGCTCCTGCATTGTGTAACTAGTTTCCATCACCAGATTCACAACTGCTGCCATTTTTCCTAGTTGGCAGAGCACTTCCGTTCGAAACTTCAACCTCTTCCAACCTCAAGAATCCTCTTGTACAGAAGTTTTCCTCCTCCACCATCAACAACAATGCGTTAGAATTGCAGTTGTATATGTAGTCGCATCTCCAGCATAGGTTGGAAAGACAGTCCATACAACAGAGAATTGGGTAACAAAAACACTGAAATACTTGACTAGAAGCCTTGGTATTTCTAAAATATTGGGCAAATCAAAACTTTAAGCAATTGACATACATATATAAAGTGGAAGCAGCTACTCCTGATGAAATAATTTAGCGATCATATAACCTGCCATCACGAAATGATCTTTGCAAGGGTAGCTTTTTCATCTGATACCCATAAAGATGAGTTCCATTTTAGTATCATTCCCCATACCCATGTCTAGTACCTTCAGAAGCTCAAATTGCTAACCAGAGAAGAATGACTATGGAACAAAATCTACAATTAAAAGATAGAACCTTCCTAGTCTTGAAGGCAAGTACTGCTAATATATGCAGATATCGATTTCAGTGTTAGATTCAAGATCACACGTGATCTTTAGGAAGGTGTAGAGGGTGAATTTAGCATCAGGGATGGATCTGACCGGGAGACAAATACAGAACCAAATAGAAGAAACAGAACAACTGCGTAGGCCCTCAAGCATATTTTAGTGTAAGAATTCAAGTAGACCAAGGTACCAGGAGAGTAAAATTGCACCTGTAAAACATTAGATGGAAAGCAACCTCCTAATGGTAGTTACTCCATCATGAgacaagaaaaggaaactaCATGAATCTGGCTTGAAAATTAATCACCATTCTATCTGCTAGGAAGCAAAACCTACTAATTGTATAACATCTACCCTTGTCAATTAGCAGTTTCTTCTATCCAATTTAAAGAAGCAACAGCATGGCAACCAGGCTCTGAGACCAAAAGCAGCTATTAGCTGAAACATATAGTTTTATCACCCGTTGTACTGATTCCAAGGAAGCAATCTAAGATCATACAGCATCATAGCTCTAAGCTGGTTCTCAAGTGACATCACCAACCCAAAGGTAAAATTGACAGAACAAAATTGCAAATAGCACTACAGATAAACTTTAACAATAAAAAGTGAGTCAGTGATTACATCAGATAACTTAAGAAACTATCCACGCTTTTCTTTTAATCAAAAGCTTTTGATCATTTCATAGATTTACAACAAAATTCAACACAATATACAAGGCAATAACAAAGAACCTGCGGAGCTAAGCAAGCAGAACCTGTGCACTCGAAGGTGTCAAGTCAGAAAGAGTTTCAGGTGCATCTACTACTACCCATTGAACAGAAAAACTGCTTTTTTCCTCAGAAGAGTATCTTCCATACTGCCGAAAGATATGACCCACAGCAACATGAAGGTTGCGACCAACAACAAAGATCCTGAAACCATAGCAGTTGACAGAAAAAGGCTTGCATATCTGCTCTGGCAAAGGAGGACCTTCTACAGTTTCCCAAGAATCATTTTCCATGTCATAAACCTTAAGTTTTGTCCTTTCATGTTCTGAAACCACAAATAAGTGACCATCAATCACAACACTCGAACCAGTCCATCCTTCTCGCAGCCCTGAAGCCATACTATCCCAGACATTAGTCCTCGGATCATATATCTGACCACGGGGTACAACATAGAATGGCCAAAACCAGCCTTCAGTGACAAAAAGCTTCCCATTCATTACTGCAGCATCATATGAGGCCATGTTGGTTCCCATACTTGCAACAGGATGCCAAGAGCCTATACTAGGATCCAGAACTTCAGCAGAATTAAGTTCGTAAAGATCTGTGCTATTTCCTCCAGCCACATAAACCATGCCGTCAATCACTCCACTAGCAAAAAATGACCTTGCAGtaatcatctttttcatcaCAGTCCAGCGATTTTTCCGTATTTCATATTTCAATACCAAATTGAGAGGGCAATCCACATCAGACACCACGCCACCACAGACGAACAGAACACCATCACCAGGAATGGAAACACACCTAAATCCATGGGGACAGACCTTGTCTTTGCAAGGCATGGCGGGGATAGTGTGCCAAGAAAAGTGCGTCAGATCAAGGACCTGCCACTGAATTCTTCCAGTGCATTTGTGGAAGGCAAAGACAAAAAGCCAGGGCTCATGAAAACCGAGCTCCTTTCTGCGCGAGAAGAATCGCTCCTTACTGCCAAACAGTGAATGCCAACGCTTGCAAACAGCCCTGCAGCTTCTGTGCTCATCTACTGGAACCCGAAGGAGACAATTGAGAGCCACATCATCGGGAAGTCCCGGAATCAGAGACTCCCCATTAAGCGACAATTCTAAATCCAAAGAAGGATCAAGCAGAGCTGATTGTATTGCAGCTAACCTAAATTTTGGGGACAGTGTCATTTGAGAATCGCCCAGCTTGTGAACCGGAGCTTGGTGTGAGGAAACTCGAACTCTTTGCATCTTCTTTCGCTCTTTTAACTCCCAAAAAAGTCACAAAATCCCAACAAAATTTGACGACCCTATTCCCAAATATGTAATCCCTTTTAGGAAATCCAACCAAAAAGCAGCCTTAAACAGAGCAATTACATGAGCAGATTGCCCAAATCGTTGAACAATCAGCTATACTGACAAAAATCATTCGTTATCAAGAAAATTCTTTAGGAAAAAGACAAACCCAAAAATCAGGGGGTCCAGCTACTCCCAaacaccatttttcttaccgaCTTTTAAGCCTTTACAAAAACAGAAAGAATTTTATAAACCCACAAGAAAAAGCAGCTTAACATGCCATTTCTGTCATCGTAATCAGCATCAAGAACTTAAAATAGTTGAATAAAGAAGACCCAGTTTACAACTCAAAGAGATATGTGGCTATCATGGTTCACAACACATCAAGAATGGTTAATGAGGATGCACAAACACTAAAACATGTAAAAGTTGTCTTTAAGGCAGATGATAAAACAAAAACCCCAAGAGCTGCGGAAAAAAAGGGATTACATAGGCTAAAAGAAAGTTTAAACAAGAACTTACAGATTATAAAATTGAGGAAAGCTGCGGACAGATTGAGACTTGATAAGAACTTCAGCaacttgtttaattaatttGCACAAGTTTGTTCGTTTGTTTGACCACTAAAGACCACTCTTCTCCCGAACAAATGTTAGTTTATTCTTGCACCAGCCTCAGAGGAAATAGGATGTGGCAGACACGGCTTCGCGTTCCCGTGTGAATTATATATACAGTGTTCTCTCGAGTGCTCGACAGTGCGCTACTACCATGTCACGATGGGGAGAGCTGGGCTTTGACATTTTGACCGTCCGAAACTCATTAAGTGCCTCTCATGTgtttcatttttctgtttttcacTGTTTTGGATAATTGTTCAAATTTTGCCATTTGGGTGCACACTACATGTCAAGCggtttttcatttttctgtttttcacTGTTTTGGATAATTGTTCAATTCTTGCCTTTTGTGTGCACATTACATGTAAAGCGggtttttctaaatttttgccTTTAATATATCTAAATTTTACACAATCTATTATCACACAACTTGCCATGTACTGAATAATTAAtactttttcttgcatttatacTGGTAGGTGTGGGCTGTGCTATGCATAGCCAGTGCCCAATGGAATGAATTCATTGATAGTAATTGATGAAACAATAGTTTTGTAGTAGTTATAGTTATATTTTTTACAGGAAATAATAAGTTGTTTTTGTTGAATTTATTAGTAATTGCATTGTATAGAAGTAAATTCacatttgtttcttttgtttaacTTGTAAATACAAATGtgtattgttggaaaaataTATTGATTTCTATAAACTTTAGAATGTTTTGGTTTTaattatgttattttggtgatAAGTTATTCAAAGAGGAAGTTACACACCTTGTGATTTCTGGTTTACGAAAATTACCAGGAAGGAAGTTATGAGaacaaataaaatgaataaaagctTCTGAGTTTTAATCTACTTTGTCAAATGTAGTCACTTGATTTATTGTTGTCAAAATTTTCATCTAAATATGTAGTCAATGATAAGTAAACAACTCAATTGATTCATGGTCCAATCTAATGGTGAATGCATGATGAAATTACAAAGAACAATTAATCAAGTGGTTGaaatttatacaaaaaaaaaagttgttgaAATTTATACAAAGAACAACTGAACTCTTAGGTAAATGGTAAACATTTAATCGTAAAAAGTCGTTGAAAGAAGTAAAACAATGACCTATGATTTGTAAAGATTCGTTGtacaagaaaaaaatggaaaccaGGAATGATATGTATAAAAGAGTGGCCAACTGTTTTGAGTTTTACCAAAATGGATGAGTAAGTTGTCTGACCATTGAACCATCAAACAATTACAAAAGGAAAGCAATCAACCACTACAAATCTAATGGTCCAAgatatcaaaattatttttaaaaaagtgaaaaacctcaaataaataaaaacctTAAAATTTGCTTTGTAATTAAATACGGCTTGGCTAAAATAATTCTTAGACTGACTGTTTCATTTTAATTATGTAAAATAGATTATATACATCTTCGCTAGCATAATGCTTTATAGTCTTATTGCAAACAATATCAATTTTTCCGTATtcctttttaaatatttattagAGACATTATTTATACATCTTAATATTTTTCCCACACTGTAAAAATATatgttttatcatttttttccaataaaTCCCAGACAAATAAAAACCTCAAAAATTGCTTTCTAAATGAATAAAGCTCATAATtggcatatttttttttatttttatgccATCAATTAAATCATCTCTTACCCAATTTCTTTGCAATATgaaaaatttatcaatttttgtATCTCTTCTTGCCAGTAATCCCAAAGAATAAGGAGAGTGTCtataaaatgaaagaaaattacaaattgAAGCAAGCGATGTGCTTGTATATGCTTTGTAAATAATTAATCTAACATTTAAACCTCTTGTCATGATGTGTCTActctcattaaaaaaaaatatcaattttggtattttattttccctCAAAGtccaaataattttaaaaatctatAGAAAAATAAGATTTCATTCCTAATATTAACCTTGCATTTACACTTAAATTTTTTATGCTTATACATTTATTCAAAGTAATAAttgataaatttatttttttgaattaaaCATATTAATATCAAATATTtctcaattaattatttattcttgACTAAAGAGGCAATAAATAATCAGCTATTATGGCTTGATCCCTTACTGTGTATCATGATCTCttgaattttgtattaaaaatTAATAGAGCATAATATAgttcataaatatatttttcaattaggTAAAAGTCTAGAATTGTATTTCAATTTTGTAGTTTCAAAGATATTGACATAATTTAGATCCTACTTAAAATCTCAACatcaaatttttcaagaatCCAAAgccgaaaaggaaaaaaaaatactataatgATTGGTTCCATTATATATGCTAAAAACTAATGGAGCTGAGAGCTGCAATCATCCAAATCTGTAAGAAGAAAATTGTTTAAAGGAAGTTAGAAGATTAATAAAAGGGAGAAAGAAGAATTAAGCATacaaattcatcatttgagtaaaATAACAGAGTTTAGAAACTGAGCACTGGTTCAATATTAACATCTTTTCTACTTTCCCACTGCCAAGTAATTCAGCAGGCTGTCATAAACTTTCTAGTAGTGTTATATCCTAGACAACTATAAATTGAAATACTGATTGCCCACTAATTAGATTGCTAACTTGCATTTACTCCATCAAGTTCTTTATGAGAACGCCATCATAAAGGATCTTGAGCATTGATATGAAATTTTGGGAACATCTTTGTAATCTTCATTTGAGATGGCTATCAAAATTTGACCTCCAACCTCAGCAGTGTATGCTTTGATAGTGTTGTTCTTCGCTGTCCTTTTGTCCTTGGATTTTCCAGATTAAAAGTATGGATGAAACAAACCATTGTAACCCCCTCAACATGAGAGGCTAGTTTAGCAAAATATGTAGCATCCTTAATTTCATTAGTGAACTTTGTTCGAAatatttgtttgaaatatttaatcaaCAATTACATGTTGACTGTGCAATTTCCAACTGTGAAGCAATATAGCTTTTTAAAATCCAAAACTAAGGTAGCATTCTAAAATTTTAACAGATAAGCAGATACGTTAGATACAAATAACTTATTAAAGCATACAGAGTCATTTTTTATGGCAGCCTCATTCAAAAACCAAATAGTAGAAATTTATAAGTCACTTATGCCTACGCCATAACTGAGACAGCTTATCTTTTTCAATTATTTCCAACTGACCAAAAGAGTGCTCTTATAAGGCTTTAGGATATCTTAAGAGTCAAGATCAAAAGCTCTACGTGAATTTGTAAGGGTAAACTTAtgataaaatgtcatacaaaagaattaatccaataagcaaaacttaaagctataaaatggatcaaataAGTTGAACAAAGCCTCATTAATTCTTTAAGGAAAAATACAACTTTTTAGTATAATATTTCAATCATTTCCTACAATTGTTCTTCTAAGAGCATTTAAGCACATTTATCAAGTTGCACTCATCATTATGCAATAACTCATCAAGTTATAGCTCATGGACTTGAACTTACTTGGTCATCAGCGTATATGATAACAATTTCTAAGCATATGGACTGAAATTTGCAGCATGTAAAGATCCTGTAACATCATTTACCACAAATCCCAAGCGACACCTATCGTATTTTGCCATTACATGAAGCAAATTAGAAGTTATATTGTTGTAAATGATTTACTAATTCTAGCGTTAGAAAAGTAAATAATAACATTTACCTCGCTTCAACTCCAGTTTCTTCCTTGCATGATGGGCATTTAATGGTACATTCTATCTCAA includes the following:
- the LOC113759142 gene encoding F-box/kelch-repeat protein At1g30090, whose amino-acid sequence is MQRVRVSSHQAPVHKLGDSQMTLSPKFRLAAIQSALLDPSLDLELSLNGESLIPGLPDDVALNCLLRVPVDEHRSCRAVCKRWHSLFGSKERFFSRRKELGFHEPWLFVFAFHKCTGRIQWQVLDLTHFSWHTIPAMPCKDKVCPHGFRCVSIPGDGVLFVCGGVVSDVDCPLNLVLKYEIRKNRWTVMKKMITARSFFASGVIDGMVYVAGGNSTDLYELNSAEVLDPSIGSWHPVASMGTNMASYDAAVMNGKLFVTEGWFWPFYVVPRGQIYDPRTNVWDSMASGLREGWTGSSVVIDGHLFVVSEHERTKLKVYDMENDSWETVEGPPLPEQICKPFSVNCYGFRIFVVGRNLHVAVGHIFRQYGRYSSEEKSSFSVQWVVVDAPETLSDLTPSSAQVLLA